The Arachis ipaensis cultivar K30076 chromosome B10, Araip1.1, whole genome shotgun sequence DNA window TTGGTTGTAGGGGggttgccgtttattggcagccacgaccctGCTAACTTCTTCGTCATTGATGTACTCCTTAGCCACGCACTGGATCTCCTGCATGGTCCATACCGGCCTCGTGGTAAGGTGCTTTCTGAAGTCTTCATTCAGGAGCCCATTCGTTAAGCACAAACTCGCCACCGAGTCCGTGAGCCCGTCAATTTCCAAGCATTCGTCGTTGAAACGATCTAGGTATTTCCTGGTCGGCTCCCCGGCTCTCTGGGTCACTCCCAGCAAATTGATTGGATGCTTGGCTTTGGCGATCCTAGTCGTGAACTGAGCCAGGAAGGCgtggctgatgtcggagaattgggtcaccgaggcctgcgggaggttattgaaccaccgtattgcaggtcccgctagggtgaccgggaaagcgcggcaccttacctcgtctcccactccttctaggttcatcctggcctcaaaggccgtgagGTGTTCCAGTGGGTCTTGCATtccatcgtacctcatgtccgttggcttgtcaaagtgtttcGGCAGCTGGACTTCGAGTATGGAACGGTGGAATGGGGTTGCTCCCATTATTACGGGTCCCCGTGTTCCCGTCGTTCTTCTCTCATCGCTTTCCCGACGAGTGTCCTCATCTCTGCGGTTCCTGGTACGCCGCCCCTCGCGTCTGGCGTAAATGACGGGGTCACGACGTCTTCTCGCGCGCCCTCTCTCCCCGGTGCTTTCGGATTCAGGTTGGGGGCTAGGCGTGCGTCTGGAGCGACTCCTGGAGCGAGAGCGGGAGTGACTCTGCTCTGGGGTGCGTTGGTCGCGTTCCCTATCTGCTAGCCGGCGCTCCAAGTCTTGCATCCTGTGGCGtagctcttgcattattctggcgtggtTGTCTCCGATCCCCCCAAAGGGGCGTCTTTCATGTGATTGGGTTGCGTCCCTCGGGGGTGACCTTGGATGTTGTCGGGTTCCCGTCCCGGCGGCGTCGCCTCCGGGTACGGCCTCGCGGCCTGTCTCCGTTTCGACTAGCACGAAGTCCATGGacgagtccccacagacggcgccaatgtttggtGTGTCGGTTACCGGTCGGTTCGGGTGAAGATCCTGGGAGATAGTAGGGGCTCGTCGGGTCGTGGACTGCCGGTCAGGGGTGTGCAAGGACCCGAGCACTTCGTGTAAgaaaggggggtgccacctgcaaagacactccaacgctCTTGTCAGTAAATGTGCAGGCAGAAAGAGTGGTGTGATATGTGACGTACCTCGGGAGAAGAGACAATCTTCCCCTTATATATTATCAGAGGTGGGCTCTATAAAGGCAGGCCCACTATTCTCGAGGTGCTCCCTTCACAGCTGTGGGTGAGTTGTTACGGACGCGTGTCCAGGTCGGCGATGGAGCGCCCTATCCCTGACCACCCGGGTcgggtggagctcgggtcggCCCAAGCCAGCAgagggtttgggccaggccgtaacaaaaatgataaaaaaatacttaGAAGGAATATATACAGTAGGTTGTTCAGATACAATATTGTCTGAAAATGGTAGTGGATGATCAATATTTCCATCATATGAATTATTACGTGAAAATGGTGAGTTTGGAACATTGCGTGAGAATGATGGTGGAAGGCTAGTACTTCTAGCATATCTTGCGTAAAAATGGTGGTGAAAGGTCAGTATTTTTCACAGAGTCAAGAAGGAGtagatttttttgttttgaaattaatttttttaagtaaGTGGTAGAATGACTTATTGAGAAGTAGAAAAGTCATATATTTCTACTTCTTCAAAAAGCTACAAATTAACTTTTCGaaaagttaaatttttttttaaaataataccaAACACACAGATTATGACTTTTCATAatccaaaagtaaaaaaaaaaaattagcttcTTCTACTTTCCAAACGGACtctatataataaattataatgagACAAATAGCATAAAAACACATTCCTTCTCTTTCATGTGGAAGAAGCAACTCGTTCACCCACAAGCAACATAAACAtttgttcttttttcttcatcttcatccATCTTTCTTCACACACATGTTCTTGAACCCATTCTTGTTCCTGATCCCCTTCTCCTCTCCTGCAATACCATGCATACATTTCCTTCAACTCTTTTGTTCCAACACAAATACTTGATCGGAGAATAAGAAATttatactaataaaaatattagatTTGTCTTCGAATATAAAAATACATACAGATTCAACCATAGACATATGTTATGTTGTAAATTTTGATTTGGTTTAATAgtaaaaacataaaattgtattcGACAAAAGAGACATGGACAGAAATAATATGTTTAAGGACACTAGAAAACCCATTTACAAagaaacaaaattttaatttttcttaaccTATCTTTTTTGTCTTTGTTTCAGGTGTGCCTTTTTCTATATTCCTCTCATAAACGTTAGTTTACCATATATATTGCTTTTGATGGTCGTGAATCTTTTGTATCTTCCTTATTATTTCTGGTTTTGGTTGTTGATTTGATATGATATTATGCTTTCAAAGCTCCACCTTCCTGATTTGGTGAGTCAAGCGTTTATTCAATTATATCAATAATGTTTTCCATATACTTcaagtaatatatttttttgatattttggtaatattattttaatccaccaaCTAAATAATTATTGGTAAAAAACAAATTCTCCAAAATATTAAATATGTCATAAAAATATCAAATTGATCACATGGTATTTAAAATTCCACCAACTAAATCcccaattaaattaattaatatgaaAATGCAATGTTAAAGCAACAAAAGTACTTTGTGGTTAAACAAACGGATTTTTTTTCTTAGCTACGTTATGAAAGTTCAATTCTTGTTTTTGGTATTAAAAATTGTTTAAAACTCTAAACTAGTTGTCTAATTTATTGAAATTATTACAAATTAgtaatgaaaaaaagagaaaaggacaaatcgaTCCTTGATTTTTTGGTTTGCGGATATTTAAGTTCCTaaggatttaaaaatacatttaacttCTTGATCTCTTTAAAATTTAGACACATCGATCCTGTGTCTAATTTATTCCATTTTAAAAACTCTCACATGTGCATCCATATCAATTAGGTCAGTACGACGAAAGTCACGTTTAATTTTTCTGTTGGGTCTGACAGACCCAAGTGAACACGAGGGATCGATATATCTAGGTTTtaaaaaggtcagggacttaaatgcATTTTCAAATCCTTGAGGACTTAAATGTCCGCGGATCAAAAGATTaaggacctatttgtcattttctcaaaaaaaaaaaaaaaaactagcaacataaaaaataattaggagaattattagaatttttttttttgaaaactatctTATTGTTCAAAGAGTAAATGAAGAAAGAATTGTGCTATTTTTTCTCACTCTTACTACTATATCAAGTTGATATCAAGTTCACTCAGCTGGATGGTTTTTGTTATGAGCAgaaaatatacattttttttgCAAAATTAATGTCTGTCAtgaggttttttttattttttttttaaatataaaacttataatttatttagttttaaaatattaataataataataatggttaagtatgattttggtccttaaggtagaggccgaaaatttatttcgtctccaatttttttttttgctacaaaattgtCCCAAatgttttagtttgttttaaaacTGTCATTCGAACCAAActgctccttctccttcttccccaaaatcatGCAGAAGCACTAGGAGAAGCACAAGCAGAAACAGAACCAGAAGTAACAACAATTAATCGAACAGAAGCAgcaggacaacaacaacaacaataaatcacTAATGAATCAACAATGGAATCAAATAGAAACAGAAGAAGCAGGAgcagaaacaaaaacaaaacaacaacAACCATAACAATAAAACAATATAATCAATCAGAAGCAGAAACAAGcagaaacaataataataaaaaattaacaacataATAGAATGGCGAAAAGTGGCGGCGGCGGCGAAGAACACGGCGACGGCGAGGACccttccctctcttcttcccGAACCCCCTCCCCCCTCCCTTCTCCCTTCGCGTAACCCCTTCCCCCTttcccttttacttattttatgtTAACGAAAAAAAGTGACTGAAACAAACAAAATTTCGTACATGACAAATGAGAGTTAGACATTAACAAGTGAGATATATGTCATATTTTTTCGTTAACAAAGTAGATATTTAATTACGACaaaatatttttagtatgtttttaaattattttaaaatatttttatcaataataaaattcaaaaataagccatcaaatagccatcaataatggttttaatggtgtgagattggtatgaAATTTTATctaatgactcacttttctttgctggttacatgctggccaaaatttaataaagttgctggcccctagacttttccttaatCGAAATCAATAGTTAAAACAACTTGAAAACTTTTCTatacttattttttattatcttacAAACTTTCCCACTTAGTTATATTCCATTTGATATATCTCAaggatattttgatattttgatatttgtgTTGTAGAAATAGTCAGGTGAAAGATAATGCAAAATGGTGTTAAGAGGCAGTAGTGTGTTGTTTTTATATTCTGAAATCTGAATTGAATTGTTTCTGTAATGAATCTGAAAACGGTGGCGGTTTGGTACGTTAGTTGGACACAAAAATTTGTTATAAATACGTCGAAGATCACTCCTCACTCGTGGcgctcttctctcttcttcacacacaCAAACAAAGAATTGGTCTCTACAACTCCCACAATTCAAGGGTACGATACGACACTCCCTCTCCTTCGTTCATCAAACTCCATTTTCCCCCATTAAATATCCCTTCATTACACGCTCTTCACCTTCCTTaagcttctttttcttctcttttctaactAACTACATTTTTTTTTCGTTTCTTATATTCATTTGATAACACATTCGTTCATTGTTATTGGTATAATCCTGGTAAATGTTAACGCTTACATGCATGCGCCCCATTCTTTTCGATTCTGCAAGATATTTTGTGGTTCCGATTCGGTGATTATTTGAATTGTTTTAATCTATAGATCTAACCATAGCTTTTGCTCTCCCAAATTCATTTCTTACACTTCAATTTTCATGGCTTAATTAGTAATAATAATGATAGTAATTCAACAGTGTTGTTTTCAAACATTGTAATTTATGAACATGATTTGTTGTAAGTAAATGGATTCTGTGTGTCATTTTGTTGGATTTTTTGCAACCAATTTAAAAGATCATAATTTTGGGTTCTCATAATTGAATAACCTCCAACTGATATGTAACcttgaaaaataaatagaaactTATGATTATTGAgttttttttgttcttaatttcttTATCCTGTATGTGCACGTTCTGTTTCCAGGTGAATATGTTATAAGAATTTAAGCTAATTATGCAtgtgttaaaaaataaaatagatttgATGCATTCCTAATATCCCTCTACAAAATCATAACACATGTTAGTAGTCAATTTAATTTGAATGACTTTATGGTTTTAAATCCCAGTTCACACTCGCTAACTGTGTTTCAATATTGTGTTTTTGCTGTTTATGCTATTCTATTGTGACCTTGGTGCGGATTATGGTTGTATCTGCTTTATTTTCTTCAATTATCTGCAATTTTTGCTGTTAGCTTATGTAAACTTCTTATGCTGTGTTAATTTTGTAAAGTTTCACACATAAACAACTGAGATTTGGTTGCATATTCTGTCTTGATGTACCAGAACAATGGCATCCCATATTGTTGGATATCCTCGCATGGGCCCAAAGAGAGAGCTAAAGTTTGCTTTGGAGTCATTCTGGGAGGGGAAGAGCAGCGCCGAGGATTTGAGGAAGGTGGCTGCTGATCTCAAGGCATCCATCTGGAAGCAGATGGCAGATGCTGGGATCAAGTACATCCCCAGCAACACTTTCTCATGGTATGATCACATGCTCGACACCAGTGCCTTGCTTGGCGCCGTTCCACCCAGATATGGTTGGAGTGGTGGAGAGATTGGGTTTGATACCTACTTCTCCATGGCTAGAGGTAATGCCTCAGTGCCTGCTATGGAGATGACCAAGTGGTTCGACACCAACTAGTAAGTGATGGATAATGGCTATTACTTTTTGTTGTTTGCTTTTTCGTGATGCCATAGTTTTATTGATCTGAATTCTGATCTGTTGTATATGTGCATTGATCCAGCCACTTTATTGTTCCTGAATTGGGACCTGATATGAACTTCACTTACGCTTCCCACAAGGCAGTAGACGAGTACAAGGAGGCCAAGGCAGTATGtattatttgtattaaaattaTTCTCATTGACTATTTATCACTTGGAAACGTTAGGTTAGGTATTGGGAGCTTACTTAAGTAGAGATTTTGAGATTATTGCTATAAGtaaatttctttttgtttttggttaATTCCATCTTTCATGTGCCAACTTTTTGTTCTACGTAACGTAGTTCATTACAATATTGAATACTTAATTTCTTTTGCAGCTTGGAGTAGATACAGTTCCAGTCCTTGTTGGTCCGGTAACATACTTGTTGCTCTCTAAACCTGCCAAGGGTGTTGATAAATCCTTTTGTCTTCTTTCTCTTCTCCCAAAAGTCCTTGGAGTCTACAAGTAATGATTTAACTTGCATACAGCTATTGAATTTTATACCTTCGTGATTATATTCATGTTATTTCTCTAACTTGCTTATAACTATGAACTCAGGGAGGTTGTGGCTGATCTTAAGGCAGCTGGTGCTTCATGGATTCAATTTGATGAACCTGCCCTCGTCTTAGATCTTGAGTCAAAAGAATTGCAAGCATTTACTGCAGCATACTCAGAATTTGCGTCTTCTTTATCTGGATTAAATGTACTTATTGAGACTTACTTTGCTGACGTGCCCGCTGAGGCTTACAAGACCCTCACATCTCTAAGTGGCGTCACAGCATTTGGATTCGATTTAGTCCGAGGAACTAAGACTCTTGATTTGATTAAGGGTGGATTTCCTAGTGGAAAGCACCTCTTTGCTGGAGTGGTTGATGGAAGGAACATTTGGGCTAATGATCTATCTGCTTCTTTGAATACATTAAAGAGTCTTGAGGGCATTGTGGGTAAAGGTATATCACAATTACACATTCTATGCAAAATTTTGGGAGACCTCTGCAGTTAATATAGTCATATGATATCCTTATTTTCTAAATTCTGTGCAGATAATCTTGTTGTGTCCAGCTCTTGCTCACTTCTTCATACTGCTGTTGATCTTGTTAATGAGACCAAGTTGGATAATGAGATCAAATCATGGCTGGCTTTTGCTGCCCAAAAAGTTGTTGAAGTAAATGCGTTGGCTAAAGCATTGTCTGGTCAAACGGATGAGGTAACGTTCATTCTACTTACTGCAGTTCACATTAGTGATTAGACATGATAAGTTTTTAAATAACTGGATGATATTTGTACCCCATAAAATTGTAGCTTCTTTGTTGCAGAAACTACAAATATTCACAGCAAAACGAAATTGTTATCTCTCTTCCAAGttgtttttgttttactttttttctCTCCCTAATGCTACGTCATTCATGTAATCATCTTCTTGTGGTTTCCTTTCCAGGCCTTCTTTTCTTCTAATGCTTCAGCTCTGGCTTCAAGAAAGTCTTCTCCAAGAGTGACTAACGCAGATGTTCAGAAAGCTGTGAGTGCTTATGTTTTGTTGTTTCGGTTCTGATGCTCATTTTTGTTTAGTTGACTCTGGTGAAATTTATTCTCATTACTTATGACTTCTTTCCTTTCCCTCTCAGGCTGCTGCTTTGAAGGGTTCTGACCATCGCCGTGCTACGAATGTCACTGCTAGACTGGATGCTCAGCAAAAGAAGCTTAACCTTCCAATCCTTCCGACCACCACGATTGGATCCTTCCCTCAGACTGTAGAACTGAGGAGGGTGCGCCGAGAATACAAGGCCAACAAGTAACATATGCTTAGATTATCCAGACTTGTTTATTTGAGTATGCCCTTTTTTATTTATTGACTAATATTATACTTTTCAGGATCTCTGAGGATGAATATGTTAAAGCAATTAAGGAGGAAATCCGCAAAGTTGTTGAACTTCAAGAAGAGCTTGACATTGATGTCCTGGTACATGGGGAGCCTGAGGTCCGTTCTATATTCTTCATCTCTTTCTTTCTGAAGAATATCATGCTCTTCCTATATTTTCTAACCATAATGCGATGTTTCCAATTCCAATTATGGTTCCACTAATTACTTATCCCTTTTGTTGCAGAGGAATGATATGGTTGAGTACTTTGGTGAGCAACTCTCTGGCTTTGCCTTTACTGTAAATGGGTGGGTGCAGTCATATGGATCCCGTTGTGTGAAGCCACCAATCATCTATGGTGATGTGAGCCGCCCAAAACCGATGACCGTCTTCTGGTCATCGGCTGCACAGAGCATGACCAAGCGTCCAATGAAGGGAATGCTTACTGGCCCCGTCACTATTCTCAACTGGTCTTTTGTTCGTAATGATCAGCCAAGGTATATACCCAAGGCCTAAAAGAATAAACTTCAAATACATTCAGGAAAATGGAAATAACTTGGAATCAGCATGTTGTTAGTCCTAAGATGGTTTAAAAATTCATCTACAGATCCGAGACTACCTATCAGATTGCCTTGGCTATCAAGGATGAAGTAGAAGACCTTGAAAAGGCAGGTATTACTGTTATCCAAATTGATGAGGCTGCTTTGAGAGAAGGTTTGCCGTTGAGGAAGTCGGAGCAAGCCGATTACTTGAAGTGGGCAGTTCATTCCTTCAGGATCACCAATATTGGCGTGCAAGATACTACTCAGGTAGTTCCCAATTATAGCtttgttctgttttctatttttcttctacaTTCAATAATCTTGTATATATTTGGCAGATCCACACCCACATGTGCTACTCAAACTTCAATGACATCATCCACTCAATCATTGATATGGATGCTGATGTGATCACCATTGAGAACTCACGTTCAGATGAGAAGCTACTATCAGTGTTCAGAGAAGGAGTGAAGTATGGAGCTGGAATTGGACCTGGGGTGTATGACATTCACTCCCCAAGAATACCACCAACGGAAGAAATTGCTGAGAGGATCAACAAGATGCTTGCAGTGCTTGAGAAGGACATTTTGTGGGTCAACCCTGACTGCGGGCTCAAGACCCGCAAGTACCCGGAGGTGAAGCCTGCACTCACAAACATGGTTGAAGCCACTAAGGTCATCCGCAAGCAGCTTGGCAAGTGAACACTGTAGGAAAGGAGAGTATCAGTAGCCAACAGAGATGGTTCTGCTTATATTTGCTGTTTTGTGTGTGTTGAAATAACCGAGtttttagtttataaaaattttaggtGCTTAGTTTGGTGATGCTCTGAGCAATTCTTCCCCCTTCCCCACCGAGCCTTATACTGCTAgataaatattttgtatttttttagcaTTGCTCAATCTTTATTGATATGCAATCGCAGCTATTAGTTTTGTTCCATCCAGTATAATTGGATTCCGATGTAGCCTTGTTCACCAATCTTGAGAGAAGAATATGAAAGCTtcagtttataaaaaaaattatgttaattGTTTTGGTATCCCTGAACTTCGCCTTGGTAGATGATATCAAGTAATGCTTCGGACTTCGGAGTGTGTATATGCAGAAAATACTCCGACTATCAAATCAATGTTTATTCCAGGTATATTTCAAAAATATAAGAAAGAATGTGAATCATTCTACCTCTTTGCCTTATTGCCCATGTAATTATATAATTTAGATAGAGAGACTGGTcactattataaaaaaattttgttattCTATTATATCAAGTGTAACTATTTTAATGTAAAAAGTTAATCGAAAATCGGCCTGCCAAACCAGTCTAGTGCAAAGTAAAAATCCCTTGACAAAGAACCTATCAAAACATATAGCAATCAATTGGTCTATGGCTCATCGAAATAGAGGATACggtaaaaaaaactaaaagaatctatcaaaataataaatcacaaaaaaaaaaaaaacgtttaaccaatttaaaataataaatcacaaaaaaaatttgtttttaaaattacgtataaaatatattattttattatattcgaTTCAACTTTAAATAAATCTTGATTGAACCTTTGAATTTTTAATTCTACTAATTTAATGATTggtttaatttttaaaactttaattttatttgagaATTCGTTCTTCTACTTTAGACAAAAAATTCATAGTTACCAAAAGAGTACTCCTTATTTGGGTGTAAAActgacaattttaaaattttacttttaaaccaaaaaataaaaataaaattttattaacaaaaaaaaaagaaacataattaataaatataaaaaaatctttttacataaaatattcaaacataaaattacttttattttttcataaaatcttttaaaaaaagatttttttctaGAAGCTCACCAAACAAGCCTAACTATAAAATTGTCAAAGTGTTGGTATTTCCGGTGCCAAAATTCGTACCAAGTAGTAATTCCCCCATTAACCAATTAAGCAAATTTCTCTGTTTGTACCAAATCTAATCCCTTAGATGCATCATGCAGATACCATACAGATTTCTAAGAAAGTCAGCTTGAAGACTCTACCCTGAGCAATTGAACCTGAGAGATTCCTGATGCTACAGCTGAAGCACGTGAGCGGAGGTAGGTAACAGTGGCACTTCCATAATAAAACACTAAAATAGAGTCACAAAAGAATAAATTGGAATCAGAATTCAGAAAGAAGGCACCAAACACCCACAATACCAAATGTACAAAACGAAggtgcaagaattgtgccagaagaGGTCATGGAGCTTGCCGGAGTACGAAACCACCAGAGACGGCCCCGATCATAACCCTCGCTTCACTGCCGCCGTCACTGTTAACGGAATCCGTTACGAGACGCCGTCACTGTGCCGGAATTCGAAGGAAGCTCAGAACAATGCCGCTATGCTCGCCTTCGAGCATCTCTCTTCCCAACAGCCCTCCGTCATAAACCCTTCCCCTCCTCCTTTCCCCCCAAAGCCCAGGCTCATGCTTAGGCCCAAGCCCAAGCCAAACAACATTCCAATCACCGGCACTCCTACTCTCCCAGGCTTGGATTCTTTCCCCCAACCCACCCTCTTCCCGGGACTCTCTTCTTTCCCGCAGCATCCTTCTCTCTTTGCTCATTCCGCTGCTTCATCGGCTCCTTCACATCACTGTACGTCTTTTCTTTGCATTCTCATATTGTAAATTTGTGATATCAAATCAGTGATTCTGAGAGTTTCATTTATAACACAAAATGAATTGGTTTTTTCCAAACTGAAATAATCTGACTTTGTACTTGTTTGAATTGAAGATGCATGGATAAGATCTTATTGAACATTGTTAAAATGAgattgattttggtatatttcaGGTACCCCTAGTGCGAGCACTGGTATCAACAACATACTACCCACAAGTAAAGTGCTGCCACAGAAATTAGAAGGAGGATGCCAAATTTCTCAGATAATTGGCCCTGTTACAGCTGCTAGAGATACCGTGACAACAGCAGATCGGAAAAGTGAGTCAACTGCTCTTTCTCTGCTTCCGTTATTGTTAGTTTGTTTGATTAGTTTGACATTTAATTTGTTTAGCATGCTTATATGCTAAAATTATTTCCAGTTGTGTAGGttctttcttttctcaatttaatgATCCAAAATGATGAATGATTCACAAGTTTGCATGTGGTATTGTATAAACTATTGTTAGTATTGTATCTATTTATTTCTACTCTATAATGTGTCATATTTTAATTGGGTGTTTATTTTAATCTGAGTTACCTTCTCCACTCTTTCGTCGTCGTTGTGCCTCCCAAGTATCACCGTCTCATTAgtattttgttttctctttccaaATCATTCTTCTAGAAAaggtactccaactctctctaatCGCGTTTACTCCTCCTCACTCCTTCGTCATCGTCATTACGCCTCCCAAGCATCACCGTCTCATTGGGTGTCTTATTTTCTCTTCCCAAATCATTTTTTcgtactccaactctctctaatTACGTTTACTCCTCCCCATTGTACTCCTTCATCGTCGTCTTTACGCTTCCCAAGCATCACTGTCTCATTGGGTGTCTTGTTTTCTCTTCCCAAATCATTCAATTTAGAAAAGGTACTCCAATTCTCTCTAATTGCGTTTACTTCTCCCCATTCCTTTGTTGTCGTTGTGCCTCCTAAGTATCACCGTCTTCCAAGATATTATTAACTTTCATGAGATTAAAGTAACTCAGATTAAATAAACACCCAATTAAAATATGACACATCAGAGAGAGTAACTTGCATGTTACTTTAGAGAGGGTAGGATAGCATTCACCATATATTTATGCATGTGAGTGTATGATTGAATGGTGGCTCAAAATTTGTGGTTTATATCTTTTTTGTTGAGACTTGTTAAGTTGTATAAATTCTAATTTGTCATTCTAGGAAAAAGACTTTAGCTGTAGTTGTCTATTTTGAATATGGTATATTTCATGATCTATTTTCTTGTATGTATGACACTCATGGTTTGATATAGTTGGTATTCGATATATACACATATTCTAATTTAGAAGTTCTGTTGTTATATTCTCTTCCCGTTGTATTTGTTACAGATATGGCACACTTGTACAAGAATCAACTACAAAACTATGCTCAAAAGCAAAACCTACCGTTACCGGTGTACACTTCCGAGTGGGAGGGCCCTCCTCATGCCATGCGTTTCAAGTGCAAAGTCACACTTGATGGACAGACCTACGAATGTCCTACCGCCTTTTCTAAATTGAAGGATGCTGAACATGCAGCAGCTGAAGTTGCTTTATTGTCATTATTGCGGGGAGGATTTCAAGAGGTTAGTCTTATTCACCTATAGCCATTTACTGAAATTTCTTGTATAACATCTTAATTCTTTTTCTTAATGTTGCTTGCATGCATATGATTTCTGAAAAGATTCAGGATAATTCCGTATTATACAAGAACCTTTTACAAGAATTGGTCCAAAAGGAAGGATTTAGCCTGCCTTCTTATAATACAGAAAGATCTGGCGAAGCTCATATTCCGACATTTATTTCATACGTGGAAGTTGAAGGGAAAGTTTTCACTGGTCAAGAAGCCAAAACCAAGAAACAGGCAGAGATGAATGCAGCAAAGGTTGCATACACCACTTTAAAAGAACAAAAAGGTAGTTTCATAATTTTCCATTTTATAATATGTCCACAAATATGGATCTGAATATTTATTGACCTATAAATGCTGAGGACTGATCATCATTGAAATGCAGTAAGTGAACTTCTGCACAACTTAGCTTCCTGCTCTTGCTGCATATTACATGTAAAACCCTCTGAATCTAACCATAGAATATAGATGAGCAGCAAGAGGAGGAATAAATGAGCTGCATATCCCATTAAAGCAACTGAGGCAGGGAGCCCTTTTCTGAAACAAGATTGTGGGAAATCTCAGAAGCTTTCCTGAAGTTTGTAAATTCTCTGGTGTCTTAAGGCCAAATACTATATTCTTTAGCATTCGAGAAAATATAAGTTAGATCATAATGTTAATGATAGAGAATTAAGAATTCAAGTTAAGGTCATTATAGTCAATCTATTAAATAACTAAACTGccattaaaatatttataaaaaaaatattaaaatattaagttatatttttttcttattattatatttttattaaggtTCAAGTGCCTGGTATCTTGGTATTTACTCTGAAATGCTGGTTGTTTTATTTCT harbors:
- the LOC107623203 gene encoding double-stranded RNA-binding protein 6 isoform X13, which produces MYKTKVQELCQKRSWSLPEYETTRDGPDHNPRFTAAVTVNGIRYETPSLCRNSKEAQNNAAMLAFEHLSSQQPSVINPSPPPFPPKPRLMLRPKPKPNNIPITGTPTLPGLDSFPQPTLFPGLSSFPQHPSLFAHSAASSAPSHHCTPSASTGINNILPTSKVLPQKLEGGCQISQIIGPVTAARDTVTTADRKNMAHLYKNQLQNYAQKQNLPLPVYTSEWEGPPHAMRFKCKVTLDGQTYECPTAFSKLKDAEHAAAEVALLSLLRGGFQEIQDNSVLYKNLLQELVQKEGFSLPSYNTERSGEAHIPTFISYVEVEGKVFTGQEAKTKKQAEMNAAKVAYTTLKEQKGKSEQRSLLPLLDHPGKALEPESVPDCSDSTVQTEFQHHANPNYPVIPGVISSSQPNKSKGKSEQRSLLPLLDHPGKALEPESVPDCSDSTVQTEFQHHANPNYPVIPGVISSSQPNKSKGKSEQRSLLPLLDHPGKAPEPESVPDCSDSTVQTEFQHHANPNYPVIPGVISSSQPNKSKGKSEQRSLLPLLDHPGKALEPESVPDYLDSTVQTEFQHHANPNYPVIPGVISSSQPNKSKGALSIRILEDAAVSGLPLLMFGNVVLIALVPFATYNDRFFAFIQ
- the LOC107623203 gene encoding uncharacterized protein LOC107623203 isoform X14 → MYKTKVQELCQKRSWSLPEYETTRDGPDHNPRFTAAVTVNGIRYETPSLCRNSKEAQNNAAMLAFEHLSSQQPSVINPSPPPFPPKPRLMLRPKPKPNNIPITGTPTLPGLDSFPQPTLFPGLSSFPQHPSLFAHSAASSAPSHHCTPSASTGINNILPTSKVLPQKLEGGCQISQIIGPVTAARDTVTTADRKNMAHLYKNQLQNYAQKQNLPLPVYTSEWEGPPHAMRFKCKVTLDGQTYECPTAFSKLKDAEHAAAEVALLSLLRGGFQEIQDNSVLYKNLLQELVQKEGFSLPSYNTERSGEAHIPTFISYVEVEGKVFTGQEAKTKKQAEMNAAKVAYTTLKEQKGKSEQRSLLPLLDHPGKALEPESVPDCSDSTVQTEFQHHANPNYPVIPGVISSSQPNKSKGKSEQRSLLPLLDHPGKALEPESVPDCSDSTVQTEFQHHANPNYPVIPGVISSSQPNKSKGKSEQRSLLPLLDHPGKAPEPESVPDCSDSTVQTEFQHHANPNYPVIPGVISSSQPNKSKGKSEQRSLLPLLDHPGKALEPESVPDYLDSTVQTEFQHHANPNYPVIPGVISSSQPNKRALSIRILEDAAVSGLPLLMFGNVVLIALVPFATYNDRFFAFIQ
- the LOC107623203 gene encoding double-stranded RNA-binding protein 6 isoform X11; the encoded protein is MYKTKVQELCQKRSWSLPEYETTRDGPDHNPRFTAAVTVNGIRYETPSLCRNSKEAQNNAAMLAFEHLSSQQPSVINPSPPPFPPKPRLMLRPKPKPNNIPITGTPTLPGLDSFPQPTLFPGLSSFPQHPSLFAHSAASSAPSHHCTPSASTGINNILPTSKVLPQKLEGGCQISQIIGPVTAARDTVTTADRKNMAHLYKNQLQNYAQKQNLPLPVYTSEWEGPPHAMRFKCKVTLDGQTYECPTAFSKLKDAEHAAAEVALLSLLRGGFQEIQDNSVLYKNLLQELVQKEGFSLPSYNTERSGEAHIPTFISYVEVEGKVFTGQEAKTKKQAEMNAAKVAYTTLKEQKGKSEQRSLLPLLDHPGKALEPESVPDCSDSTVQTEFQHHANPNYPVIPGVISSSQPNKSKGKSEQRSLLPLLDHPGKALEPESVPDCSDSTVQTEFQHHANPNYPVIPGVISSSQPNKSKGKSEQRSLLPLLDHPGKAPEPESVPDCSDSTVQTEFQHHANPNYPVIPGVISSSQPNKSKGKSEQRSLLPLLDHPGKALEPESVPDYLDSTVQTEFQHHANPNYPVIPGVISSSQPNKSKEPVVTKKKGSSSASGCANGSMKDSFSSVVNAAAATPSLSDSKNMASNTNNMPSTASGSPGRRKRVVVYSRETNVEVEGGGTLMPISDEKWVAYEYSH